In Macadamia integrifolia cultivar HAES 741 chromosome 13, SCU_Mint_v3, whole genome shotgun sequence, one DNA window encodes the following:
- the LOC122059524 gene encoding disease resistance protein L6-like, which translates to MADQLTQAFSSSSSSAFSFGSSNFEVFLNFRGEDTRKNFTGFLHKALKDSGINDFIDSEKLWVGEAIGPALLRAIQGSKISIPVFSKGYASSKWCLLELSQILLCHTSNGQMVLPIFFDVEPTDVRNQTESFEGPFREHEKNFKPHIVESWREALRMIGNLKGWVLKEDANGDQAELVELVVKRVLGELISSTHLAECKYLIGIDSHVNHLLSILNIASNDVQFVGICGFGGIGKTTIAKALYNHIFPNFKRHSFLSDIREQATRCMGLATLQKRLLKDIFKADIDIADYHRGKTMIKERLCKENVLLVLDDVDNQEQLSALASELNWFGQGSRVIITTRDEHILNVAKVDGNKIYWPQVLNCMQSLQLFSLHAFSRDQPPEDYMQLSHDVACYSGGLPLTLEVLGSYLSDISNKEVWESTLLKLKEIPHEKVQRRLKISYDNLEDDYQKAIFLDATCFFIGWQKETLIFIWEACGYYPKSSIYRLIKRSFLRFEGNFLRMHDQIRDMGRKIVLEESLMEPGKRSRLWSHGEILEVLEGYKVRLKTMLHFLLYLCNSISRL; encoded by the exons TCCTTCACAAAGCTCTGAAAGATAGTGGAATCAATGACTTTATTGATAGTGAAAAATTGTGGGTCGGAGAAGCCATAGGCCCAGCCCTCCTTAGAGCGATCCAGGGATCCAAAATCTCAATCCCTGTCTTCTCCAAAGGTTACGCCTCTAGCAAATGGTGCCTCCTGGAACTTTCTCAGATACTTCTTTGCCACACATCCAATGGACAAATGGTCCTGCCCATATTCTTCGATGTTGAGCCAACGGATGTTCGAAATCAGACTGAAAGTTTTGAAGGACCATTTCGGGAACATGAGAAGAATTTTAAGCCACATATTGTAGAGAGTTGGAGGGAAGCTTTGAGAATGATAGGGAATCTAAAGGGATGGGTTCTAAAGGAAGACGCAAATGG GGATCAAGCAGAGCTAGTTGAATTAGTTGTCAAAAGGGTTTTGGGTGAATTGATCAGTAGCACCCACTTGGCTGAATGTAAATACCTTATTGGAATAGATTCTCATGTAAATCATCTGTTATCTATATTAAATATTGCTTCCAATGATGTTCAGTTCGTGGGAATCTGTGGTTTTGGTGGCATTGGAAAGACAACTATTGCCAAGGCCCTCTACAATCACATCTTTCCTAACTTCAAGAGACATAGTTTTCTTTCTGACATTAGAGAACAAGCAACACGATGCATGGGTCTAGCAACTTTGCAGAAGCGTCTTCTTAAAGATATCTTCAAAGCAGACATTGACATAGCCGATTATCACAGAGGAAAAACAATGATAAAAGAAAGACTTTGTAAAGAAAatgttcttcttgttcttgatgatgtggacaACCAAGAACAGTTAAGTGCTTTGGCTAGTGAATTGAATTGGTTTGGTCAAGGAAGTAGGGTCATAATAACAACCAGAGATGAACATATTCTGAATGTGGCTAAAGTTGatggaaataaaatatattgGCCTCAAGTTTTGAATTGTATGCAATCGCTTCAACTCTTTAGTTTGCATGCCTTTTCAAGGGACCAACCTCCGGAAGATTATATGCAACTTTCACATGATGTGGCATGCTATTCGGGAGGATTGCCTTTAACTCTAGAGGTGTTGGGGTCTTACCTATCGGACATAAGCAACAAAGAAGTGTGGGAAAGTACAttactaaaattaaaagaaattccTCATGAAAAAGTCCAGAGAAGGTTGAAGATAAGCTATGATAATCTAGAAGATGATTATCAGAAAGCCATATTTCTTGATGCTACATGCTTTTTCATTGGATGGCAGAAAGAAACTTTAATTTTCATATGGGAAGCTTGTGGTTATTATCCTAAATCATCAATATATAGACTAATTAAAAGGTCTTTTCTAAGATTTGAAGGTAACTTCTTGAGGATGCATGATCAAATACGAGATATGGGAAGGAAAATTGTCTTAGAAGAAAGCCTTATGGAGCCGGGTAAGCGTAGTAGGTTATGGTCTCATGGCGAAATCTTAGAAGTATTAGAAGGATACAAGGTAAGACTTAAAACTATGCTTCACTTTCTTCTCTATCTGTGTAATTCAATTTCGAGattataa